The Lycium barbarum isolate Lr01 chromosome 11, ASM1917538v2, whole genome shotgun sequence genome contains the following window.
CTTTATTCTTCAATgttagttgatggttgcaaacattaacttaagccataaaccttgctttatttgggaaaataagttAGGGTTTGGTGAGAACAAGTAACAAgaactcgaggcgttaaccctcgtttaataaattcacttaggaataaatggaatttacttggcacacattaaccgttcttcatatcaactcttttatatttggaaaaatcataaagagaaatattTCTTAgctattgggaaatattagggagtcaattagaggttaagtgcattcgtacaacaatccattagaattatatcaagatcaatacccatagcATTAGACTTCATCTAAGGGGTACACAGCCTTGGTTTCTTTAATCCAATTAATTACAATCAAAGCAAAATAGTTAGTAAACAAAACAATATTTTACGAACCCACCGGAATACGAAACTAGACCACAAGTAAGTACTCAACTAccttagtaaccttttcacaccctattccctgtgggattcgaccccaacctagttgggttactatatttgatccGTTTTACGCCATTCATTAGGTGTAATTTTAGCGTATCACTCCGGTAGGGAAAGGATCTCATGGTGCACTTCCAAGTATTCCAGCAATGTTTGGGAGAGTTTTTTTGACAAGTTTCACCACCAACATATCCATCTTCTTCCCCAAGTCATCTAACTTTGAACCATTAGATTCAAACTTTTGTGCCGACTCCACCATGTATGCTTGAGGTTGTGCTTCTAACTTCCTAACATTCTCCTCTGTAGTTTTAGCTCGAGTCTCTACAACTGTCTTTTTTGTTGTAATTCGTGGTGCCAAGATATGGCGCTGATATCAAATGTAATGTATTTATGGTAAAAATAGAGAAATTGAGACGAATTTGGTAATTTTATTGATAAATTGTCGTATTACAAGCTGAGTGAACAAACTATGATGAACTGTAGCTACTATAATGGATTCCAACTGAAAGCTTGCACAACAATGGAGATTCCCTGAAATGAAGACGAATTGAGATGAGAAGATGATAGAAGAATTTAGAGAGATAGGAGAGATTTGAGAGGGAACATATATTTTTACCAGATTTCTAACTGCCTCAACCACTCTTGGGCTGGTGTATTTAACTTGGGCTAACCGACTTAGTGGTCCAGCTGGCCCAATTTGTATGCGGCCAACTTCCTCCAAGCTGTTGGACGGTTGGATTAcccttgtcacgccccgaacctgggcgtggacgtaacacgacacccggtgcctgactacatatgactgagcgaaccaactggctggctgaatcaacatgtggtaCATAACATACTAAATGCAAAAAAACAAACTAACACATGTTGATCTGCTGAAAGTCTGAATGATATAATAAAAATTCAGAAACACTGGTATAAGTCTGAAGCATAAACTATAGCCAACATGGCTTAATATAAAATCCTGCTAAACTCTGACTGACTGCAACtatagtctatgaaacctctaaagaATACTGAAGCACTGACTGATtcccgggacaaggcccccggcatacctgacTGTCTGATAATATTGAAATGACTGTAAATAATGATAAGGCCCCGaaagaactggggctcaccaatcagctgatactgGAGATCCTAGCGTGCagatccgtcgtcctgtaaattgTTACCTGCATCGTGAGATGCAGGCCCAGGGTAAAAGGGAcgtcaacacatttgaattgtactggtatgaaAAGCAACTGAAATAAAGAACTATAAATGGGATGCTCGGTAAAAGGCATCCCAAACAAATTAACAAGTAATAAATGCTGAAACTGAAGCTGTAAACTGAAATTAACAAGGGAAGTGGAGTTATGAGTACTTCCTGTTCTGCATCTGAATCCCCCGTTTTCCTATATTTATATGTGGGGCcttggcccaataataaatgcacaaaACTATGGCGTTGGCCAAGTAAGTGTGTCAGTCTATGGCCGTGGCCAAGTATAAGTATACATGAGACGGTGCCCTTGGGCAAAAATACAAGAGTTGCCCTTGGGCAAAATACAAGGGTGGCCCTCGGGAAAAATGCAAGGGTTCAATATTCAAAAATTATTATTAAAGAACTGAGACCCCTGGAATAATGAACATTACTGAACTGAGACATGTATTCTAGAACTGATTATGAGACCTAAAGCCTTAATTGTTTCTAAGCATACTgagtttctagactgagactcgtGGGTATAAAACACGAGTCTATTTAGATTACGTTCTGAGTTCACAACGTTCAAAATGAAAGTCATGAGCGAAATACGAAACGAGAGAATAGAGGTTTTGCAACTAATCATGGAACTAAAGCACAACTATAACTCTGAGGCAAATCGTAAtagtctcacataccttaattcctgCTTTAGTtagtctcacataccttaattcctgCTTTAGTtagtctcacataccttaattcctgCTTTTGAACGTAATACAACATTCTCCACTCCCCTTTCAACATAATCTATATCAATATATATCAATGGAATCAACATTAGCAACAATACTCATGTTTTGGCCATCtagacattttatcaaacacttggtggtcataaagctccacaacttccattaatggtgttttcttgaCCCAATTACCTAACCTCTTGCTTCTAGGTGACTCTAAAATCTCAAATAGATATAATTCATATCATTCTTTATCACCCATATGCTTACAACAACcctaagtcaacaatccaaaccaTACAATAGTTCATACGTTTCTTACTATCTAACCCATTAACTTATCTCTCAAGAACATAGAGTCCATAATCATCAATTCAAAGCCATAATCGATTGGAATAggaaagtcttacataccttaatAACTTtggagaagaatcccaaaaatatgaacttgCATCCTTGAAAAGGGTTTTCTTGAGAATCTTAGGATTGTAGAGTAGAATCTTGTTAATAATCGGTATATGGGTGTTACCCCTTGTTAATATGATGGAATAATACTTGGGGTTTGAGGAAGGAATCACCTTAGGAGGTTTGGGGAAGTTCTAGGGTCTTTTCTCCTCAAAAAGTTGTCCAAAAAAGAAGTAGAATGAaggtttaagaaaatttcacgttGTGAGGTTTTTATAGCCGAGCAAGGCCCGTGACACGGCTTGCGAATCCCACGTTTGACCTGTGAAACGCAGCCCTAACGCACAACATGACAGAGGGACATGGTTTTTGGTGTTCAACCTACGAACCGCAGACTGATCCTGCAAAATGCAGgttagtaaaacggtcataacatcTTACTCACATGTTCGTTTGAGCTCTACCTTATATCTTTGTAAatgtatttcaaagggctaaTACTTTCATGTTTGaggtttctcaaattctcaacggaTTTTCATGAAATCGGGCTGGAAGGCAGACCTGCcgtaaacttagccgattctatcgaattttaagcacctcactattcgtcttgattccaaaacaactatttccacccaaactcatcccGATAGGACTTCATATGTCTAAAATGTCatattaatactcatttaacataTTCATGCCTAATCTGAATGTACAGAGTGTTACAACCCTTTTGATGAATTAATCATGTGAGTCTAATCTGGCTTACGTGACTACGCACGTGACTACaccatatcaatcaacaacaatgacTACAACCCTAAATCCCCAAATTGACTATGAATTCCTCCACTCCGGTACATAACATCATATGAGGGCAGAAGCCAAAACAAATGCAAGTACCTACAACTACTCATTACTAAAAAATAGGTGTTTTCCGACCGACCACCGACTATAAAATTGACCGAGAAACAGAAAAACTGATCGATTGTCGATCAGTTTTTCTAGAATTTCTTTTGACGATCGGTTtattatttaaaataattaaaaggtTCAAGAAATGGGTCAAATATTTGGTCAACGCATTTTTAAAAAACCCATTGGTGGTCAGTAGTTAggttttttaaaaacaaaatggTCGATTCTATTGGTAATTGTTGGTTGAAGAGTATATTATGAATGTGATAAGTTCACGGTATTTAATTGAATGTGGCGGCTAAGTATATTCCAATCCTAGTCGCAAATCCTTGCCTTTCCTTTAGGGAATTAGATCACGCCCTCTTTAACCCTTTAATATTCATGGTTATACCACAATCCAGAACTAAAAGGTTTAGCTACACATGATTCTAGTGCGACAATACGAATTCATGAATAATACAAGCGTAAATGatgaaataaaagagaaaagagaTGAACCCTGTGGAGAATTGCTCTAAACCCTTGCTCTGTGCCAAAATATGTCCAAGACGTCTTTCCCCGTCAAATTAACTTATTTATAGAGTATGaaaatttctatatttaaaaCCAAATCCTGATCGAAGTAGGAAAATTGGCCGATGTGCGACACCCTTACTGCGCAAAGGTGGCGCAGAAGCACAAGGAAACTTCATATAGTATGCACCTCCAGATCCAGAAATTTCACTAAAGGGGTTCGAAAAACAAAAATATAGTGCATGGAATTTGAACATGGAACCTCAAGGTGAATTAAGACCCACTTAACCACTGAGCCAACCTCTAATCTAGTATTTAGGGGATTCaaatctatatatgtacataaataataaaaaaattaccTTACAAATATAGTGAAATTTTTTGCCGAGGGAGTCCAGGTGAACACCCTCCCGCCCCCCTAGATTCGCCCCTGACTGCTGCCCTTTCGAGCCACCCTTGTTGCGCAAAGGTGGCGCAACTGCTCATTGGAGTCCAATTTTTTACGTCTTAACGGGTGACACTCCAAAACTTCGATGAAACGATCACAAATCCTCTAATCTTCTTAAATGTAGCTAGACATTACAAATAAAGCAACATATGCTCAAATATAACAATTCCAAATCAAAGTCGCGATTAAAGTACTAAGAATTTGCGAGCAAATGATAAGGAacatagatatttgtgccaaatatcatccCGTGTCTCGCTGATTTAGCGCATCCTTAATCAATATATAAACTAGAGTTTTGAACCCTCCTCTGCAACGATCttgtacgttttttttttttttttaattttgtaagTGTCTCACCCCTTCGTCCATctgcaaaaaaataattaaaaaataataggtTTCGAGCAAGtttcaacccccgatgcctttcCTACTAAGGATCAAATAAACCAGTTACCCTAGATTCATTTTCACGTAAGCCTTAGACATTAAATTACTTGCAACCAACTCGGAACTAGATTATTCAAGCAAACTGACATTAAAAAATTATTCATTCTTCTATCTAATTTGTTCATATGTTTTCTTCTTCAAATGTCAACACGCCTTACCAAAAATCCTCAGTATGCCACTAAATATGAGGATTATTTATTATTTAATGTTTGATTTGCTGTGTTAAATTAAAATGTTATATGTGGGACTTCTTGTGGACTTGGGGTGCAGAGGTATCAAGGAAGGCTTTGATGGTCTGGGATGAGTTATGTACTCCTAAGGTGGCTGGTGGTTTACATTACCTTGACTAGCTGCCCGGGAGAAAGCTGCAGTCTctaaatttttatagaatttatATAAGAAAAAGGACAAACTCTGAGTGATGTGGGTGCAcatatttctaatatatataagtgtgaaGAGAGGACTAACCCAGCAATATAAATTTGTACCATaaattatataaattgtacattttaatCAATTACTTTTTTATTCCACGTGCACATATATCATAGCactgaatatttatctcttctcatgtatacccGTATGcaattcaaatttaattctccgacacatttatttcctccgtgcacttatacttgttgacttttgacttttcaagttcttgaagaattaataaatgaagtactccctccatcacatattacttggccacattaataaactacttttttatctcacgtggacatacGTCATagcactgaatatttattctcttctcatgtatacacgaatacacttcaattttaattctccgacacatttatttcctctgtgcacttttacttgttcataaatgaagtactcaacattactaaaaatatatgtccaaattacttgttcatttacaaaatcaagataaaattaattaaatctttcccatcttatcttttccgtcccatattacttggccacattactaaaacttttatcccacgtggacatatgtcatagtactgaatatttatctaTTCTCaagtatacacgtatgcacttcaaatttaattctccgacacatttatttcctccgtccacttatacttgttgacttttgacttttcaagttctttaagaattaataaataaagtactccctccgtcccatattacttagccacattactaaactacttttttatcccacgtggacatatgtcatagtactgaatatttattctttcctcatgtatacacgtatgcacttcaattttaattctccgacacatatttatttcctccgtgcacttttacttgttcataaatgaagtactcaacattactaaaaatatatgtccaaattacttgttcatatgtaaaccaaaataaaattaattaaatctttctcatcttatcctctccgtcccatattatttgGTCACCTTacaaaaaatatatgtccaaattacttgttcatttacaaaatcaagataaaattaattaaatatttctCATCTTACCCTTTGTAATAACTTACGCTTAGTAataaatattcttgaaaataatcaattttgattagaatgtatttattggagagagataaggtaagatagtaaaatacatcttttatttatgatttcttaaggggcgtgcaaaagggaaagtgacaagtaatatgggacggagggagtatatattttaccataatattcatatttattggtgtaagtctcaatagccttcgaaaatgatttgaaaataagtaattaatgtgaagggtaaaattaataataagaacaaaaatttctttcccttgatatgttaacgtggacaagtaaaagtaaacagagggagtgacttttatccccgtttttcttctttgtcaatactttaaacgtgaagagaggacaaacaatagcaatgcaaatttgtaccaaaagttatataaattatacacattaaccaactacttttttatctcacttggacatatgtcatagtactaagtatttattctcttctcatgtatacacgtatgcacttcaattttaattttcctacacataacttgtccacttttgacttttcacattctttaacaattaataaatgaagtatatattttatcataatatccatgtttattggtgtatagtcttaatagcctcagaaaatgatttgaaaatgagtaattaatgtgaggggcaaaataagaagaagaatttttttttttcttgatatgttaatgtggacaagtaaaattgaagggagggagtgactttatccccgttttccttctttgtcaatactttacgtattttactctcctttgcagtctttgattattgtttctttacatttataaaatgtattactttatattttcatttcggaattaaaatttggtgatttacgatataacatatatctttctaattttgatttctttgtaacaattttttttatctataattgttaatataaaaaattataatatattttttaattaatttaataaaaatattttattagttttgcttttaaaaaatccaatatatacaacaatggttcttatgtttggatctgaatagttagttaattgaaatggatatcaacctgtcggtatacatataagatatgaaagaatttaaaagaaaaaatttagaatcaaaatattaattttccttcatattcttactaattttctttttcacatcgatgaacaactttcattgtcatgacaatgagaaaaaaatccgactctttccatctcaaagacttaatttcatcatatgtttttaattttaaactccatttttaattataactaaagtgatggtacataaaatacattttgtatatgttgctatatataataacaattagaatgtatacaaaccttaaagactggctaattaaagtgaatagacatgttcGGCCCGTGGATCGCACGAGCATGTATTGCTAGTATATTCTATATATGCCAAAATTAAAAGGAAGATGTTTGGGAAGCTAAGGCTGCTCAAGCCTCATGCTCAAGCTGCAGATACAGAAAATATTGAAAGCTAAGAGCTGTTTTGAAAAAGCTAGTTATAAATGTGATATAGTCCTAGCTATGGACAGTTCCTCTATCAGGAAAATATATCATAAGTTGAAAGATGAACAGCTGAAAATTCCCTCGAAGAAGCTGGTATGTAACAATTGTGGTCCCCCAAATGCATTTTCATTCTAAGATTAGTCATATGTGGCTCTCCACCCGGGATAAGCCTAACTAATTAGGGACTGATAGTGATCAAACCTATCCAATTtgtcttttttgaaaaaaaaaaaaaaaaaagaatccatACCTCACacctagactttttttttttttttttggttgttgatAAGAGAACCGCAGCCGCTACCTTTCAAGTGTGCACAAGGTAAATCCCATTCCAGTGTAATAGTACCTAACTTATTCTTTCAATGTGAATTTGCAAAAGAGGTGTGGAATAACTTGTGATATGGCAAGGATTCCATAGAGAGATCCTGGATTAGAATGCTGAAGTTGAAGGGGCAGCTAGCCAGCTAGCTACTATGACTAAAGGAAAAAGTGATGTAGCAGAAATTCTTAGAATGGCCTTTGCAGGAACTGCTTATTATTTGTGGCAAGAAAGAAATACTTAGTACTATAATAGTGACAATTTGGCACGATTGCATGCCTGTGGCAATATCAAATGAACTGGGTGATAATGTTCTGTAAAAATCAACTTGCTTGCTGCCCCTTTCCATTAGCAATATCATTTTGCAATCTTGGGGTCCACTAATTACCATTATAGAGCAAAAACACACTTCCACAATTAGAACCATATATATAATTCTAATTTCTTTCATTGATATAATTGAACTATAAGAACACCAACTTTGGGATTTGCATGCAGAGACCCCACATCAAAAGAGCAATCATCACACCCctgtttttcttttctctttttgttttcctcCCTCCCAACATCTCTCTCATCCCTTTAAGCCACTCTCCTCTAGTGAGAGTAAAGCTACTAAAATGAAAGACAAAAAGAAAAATGACAAGGATCTAATGGAAAAGacaaaaaaaagaaaatcaaacacaccccaaaagctcttttttgtttttttacttAATTCTTCTCCTTTCTGGTATATATCCAGCAAGCATTTGTCGTTTAAAGTTACTAGGTTTTTGCTGGTCAAGCTACATTTTCAGTTGACTGACCAAGTAGTGGCTGAGCCAAAGTAGACTTGATATGGCTAGTTGTCCTGTTGTTAACATGATCTACTGGGGACTGAATTATTGCTGCTGCCTTTGCAAATTTAGATTCTTCATTTTTGCCCCATAGCACGAAGTACAATCCTGCAATGATCAACACTGCTCCAATGATCCTGCACAATAACAAATTAATTTCTTCAAAAACTTGAAGACGGTGTGTTATCAATAAAACGTGTTTAAGGTCCGTATATAAATAGTGTATCGATCGTCAAATTAATCTAACCTACAACAACCAGATAACTTTTCATACTGATACAATAACCTAGAAATAAAATAACAACTTGAATCGCTATATCCACATAAATTTCACCAATAATCATGTAAAAATTATTTGCATGACTATTGCATATAGCTTATGTCCTAAAATTGAACGATACTTTTAATTTAGATTTGATTATCTCAAATGTAATAGGTAGAACATTCCATGTTCCAGCCGGAGGGAAGCTATTGGTTATGTTTCTATCTCAAATCAGCTGTAATTGTGTGTTTGGAGATGCATAAAATGCtatctttcttttaaaaaaaaatatctttttgAAGTGCCTATCAAAGATAACTAAAGGCACATTGCGTCTGAAAAAAGAACTCTTTCAAACAAGGTTGTTATGTTGCTTTAATTAAATGAAAATAAAAGGCTTGATAAGATATATGGATAGTGATTCTCGAAAATCAAAGAAAGGTATTTGCATTAAATATGTATGACCCATGTGATGTTCTTAGCATATGCCATTGAGGTAAAGGAACGTGCATTAATAGTGGGGTATTGAGGAACGAAAGTTTAATTAGCCTTGATCCCCAAAAGAAGATTCAATAGTAATTCTGGTTGTTTTGTTTTATTATGGAAAGAAAGTGGAAAGCAATTGGGTCTAGGGACGAATTCAGAACCTTAAATTAATATGTGCAAAATCCTAAAACATCTACTGCTTATCTGTTTGGCTTATCAATACATCGATGACCTTTTAAACTTATTAATAAATTTCATTTTGACACTCGAATTGTGATCTGTTCTAATTGAGCACTTGAACACATGATAAAATGTTCTTATTAGTACACTTTTTGTTCAAATTTTTAAAAAACTTTTCGTGTGCTATCAAGCGTATATTAGGTAGttaagttaaccacataaaatGTGTTATCtcatttaattatacacatcGCTCATAGaagttttttcaaaatttgaattgAAAGTGTCAAATATGAACACTTTATTATGTGGCTAGTGCTCAATTAAAACAAACGATAATttgagtgtctaaatgaaatttactgaCAAGTTTAAGGAGCCAAATGATTTAACTTATATTCGGTCGAGTGCAAAAATATACTATACTATCAATATATCTTAataatttcttcttctttttttcaagtTTCCACCTTTTTATTCTCAGACAAGCAACTGAATTGTGTATAAATTATTTTAGGCTATCAATATGTATTAAATAACGTACTGAATGCAAATGTATATTTTACTATGCATTATAACTATGCATATGACTGAAAGCAATGCTTTGAATAAGAGAGAATGAGAAATATATACCCTCCCAAATAAAATTCTTCACCCAAAGCGACTGAAGCCATGATGGCAACAACAAGAGTCTGAACAGGTTGATAAACAGCAACGAAAACGGGGCCACCCCTGTCAATGCACCATATCTGTACAGCAAATGCTATCCCAGAAGCCACCACTCCCTGCACATTTATTTCTTTACATTTAATTTCATTGAATTACTACTGATTTTGCTGTCATATCATTTTCCATAACTAACCATATGGCCACCCTCTTATTCTCTGTCCATGTCGCATAATTTTATGAGGAATAAGCAGCAAAATTAACAATAGAGATCTTGAAAGGTTAACTTTGACTAATTATAGCCTCACGTGTCACATGATTTTTTCCACTGAAATTTTAGGCAGGTCTATACTGCTTGGCTGTTTCTTTGCACACATTTAATCTCGCATAGACAGCCTTTAACTAAAATTTCCCTTTTCCTATATATACTTTCTCCGTTCAACATGAAATTCACAGCTTAAAGTGCGAGatttaatatatatttatattggtAGTAAGACTTCAAGTATCAATTTCTTTATTATTTGACCGAAACTTAAGTATTTAGAAATTGGCTTAATAGATACCTTAACTTGACCTCAACTAACAACTAAGCACCTAACTTTGAAAATGCTCCTCAACTTGATTTAAGTTGGCCCATAAACACACTTTTCCTGATGTGTATTCTGAAAGTTGGGTTGTTTACGCGGCCAACTTCAACTAAGTTAAGGTGTCTAGATGTGTATTTTCAAAATTGGGGTGTTTATTTGCCAGTTGAGATCAAATTAAGGCGGCTATCTATGTAATCTACCTTACAAATCATTTAATAATAAAATTCTATTCTTCTTTTGGCAAGGACTATGTTGTGTATTTTCCTagttgaaagaaaaagaaaaaaaaaaagaatgacggACTATATTCTGCTGAATTAATTTTACGTATAGTTACTGAACTTTACTTAAAATGCGTACCGCATAGAAGACACTAAAGAGCTCAGCACCAGAGTGGACAAGCCAGGCCTGAGGATCTCTCTCTAAGAAAGCGGCGATAATAAGGAActgtataactccaaagaagcacTGATAAGAAGTGACAGAGAGCCTAGCAGGGTACTTCTTAAGAATTGGTGCCTGCAAAACCAGCCAGGCTGCCCATGACAAGCAGTGGCCTATCAAGTAGATGCAGCCAAGTGTCCAGCTTTTTCCCTTAGCATCTCCGAGTGCGGGAAGCTGCAACATTATAGATGAGGTTCTTTGTAATGGTGGAGTTGGGCTGTAAATTGTTGGTCCTTTGTATAGTGTAATTACTGAAGCTCCAGCCACACATAACAATGTTCCACACACTTTTGCTAATCCATCTTTCCTCTTCATTCTCACTGTTTCTATCCTGTAATTTTCAACAACAAATAAGAGGAATTTAGACAGTGAGTCAATGGATTCGTCTGAGTCTCAAATTAGTTGAGGTTGACTAAATGCATCATCCTCAATATTCCTTCTGTTCTATATATGTTAAGATGACAAGGAAGTACTTGTGATCCGCCTATGTTATGATTGATTCATGCACGATTAATATATTTATGTTGAAGGCAGAACAATTGCATGTTATCATTAGTTGCAATCAGTGACGCAGTCAGTCAGGAATTTCACCGTGAAGATTCGGGAAAATGCTAAAGTGCCAAGTTAAAAGTCAAACACTCAACCTATAGCATTTCTCAAGTCTTTTCTGCCACTACACTAAACATACCTGAGTACTATAGCCATGAGAAATGTGATAGCAGGGACAGAATTTTGTATGGCAGAAGCAAAAGTAGGGGAAGTGTGCTCCAACCCCAACAAGTAGAATCCTTGATTTGCAGTAATTctgttaaaagaaaaaaaatgaaacgtCAAATATTTTGTTCTTTACTTAATTTTTTGATGGGGCCTAAATCGTGTAATTCCAGCATCATACCCAATAACTGCTAGCATGAAGAACTGAAACATGTAGGACCAAGTAGGAGGTGGTCTCTCTTTCCTGatgaattacaaaaaaagaaATTATAAGTTACTCCTATCATTTATCATATGATCAAGCGTGGCTAGCTAGA
Protein-coding sequences here:
- the LOC132618996 gene encoding protein WALLS ARE THIN 1-like encodes the protein MGFAMPEKMQLHLAMLALQFGYAGFHVVSRAALNMGISKIVFPVYRNILALLLLLPFAYFLEKKERPPPTWSYMFQFFMLAVIGITANQGFYLLGLEHTSPTFASAIQNSVPAITFLMAIVLRIETVRMKRKDGLAKVCGTLLCVAGASVITLYKGPTIYSPTPPLQRTSSIMLQLPALGDAKGKSWTLGCIYLIGHCLSWAAWLVLQAPILKKYPARLSVTSYQCFFGVIQFLIIAAFLERDPQAWLVHSGAELFSVFYAGVVASGIAFAVQIWCIDRGGPVFVAVYQPVQTLVVAIMASVALGEEFYLGGIIGAVLIIAGLYFVLWGKNEESKFAKAAAIIQSPVDHVNNRTTSHIKSTLAQPLLGQSTENVA